A part of Kitasatospora acidiphila genomic DNA contains:
- a CDS encoding phosphotransferase family protein codes for MQSHETNWIEYFSSGGYRDVVPLAAGMEGAVYRLGQGLVAKVWGRREAAELKRLQKFYSDISRAGLSFATPQILEVREVDGNAVTIERELMGRPLKQFVGAGVPPEADAAVIEVLRGLAMVPATAAMRQLAVLDEPTPLWEGAENWAAALNGLLQRRVASFGDQLRLVVDGFDVVFSQVAELVSRQAERPQSVVHGDVCLENILVGDDLRLTALLDFGFLSGAGDPAWDASIAAGIVDMYGPHAREVDDRLTHRVAREFGYPVELLLGYRAAYGIAASNAYDPNGADGHFSWCAAVLGREDVREALEAVAV; via the coding sequence ATGCAGTCGCACGAGACGAACTGGATCGAGTACTTCAGCTCTGGCGGATACCGTGACGTGGTCCCGCTGGCCGCCGGGATGGAGGGTGCGGTCTACCGCCTCGGCCAGGGGCTGGTCGCCAAGGTCTGGGGTCGGCGCGAAGCTGCGGAGTTGAAGCGCCTGCAGAAGTTCTACTCGGACATCTCTCGGGCGGGCCTGTCGTTTGCGACACCGCAGATCCTCGAAGTCCGCGAGGTCGATGGGAATGCTGTAACGATCGAGAGAGAGCTGATGGGTCGGCCGCTCAAACAGTTCGTGGGTGCCGGCGTGCCACCAGAGGCGGACGCTGCCGTCATAGAGGTACTGCGGGGATTGGCCATGGTGCCAGCGACGGCAGCAATGCGTCAGCTGGCGGTACTGGATGAGCCGACGCCGTTGTGGGAAGGCGCGGAGAACTGGGCGGCCGCCCTTAACGGGTTGCTGCAGCGTCGGGTTGCGTCGTTCGGAGACCAACTGCGCTTGGTGGTCGATGGCTTCGACGTTGTCTTCAGCCAAGTTGCCGAGCTTGTGTCTCGGCAGGCTGAGCGGCCGCAGTCAGTGGTGCACGGTGACGTGTGCTTGGAGAACATCCTCGTGGGCGACGATCTGCGGCTGACTGCCTTGCTGGACTTCGGTTTCCTATCTGGCGCGGGCGATCCTGCATGGGATGCGAGCATCGCTGCGGGGATCGTCGACATGTACGGGCCTCACGCTCGAGAGGTCGATGACCGGCTTACTCACCGGGTGGCGCGAGAGTTCGGTTACCCCGTTGAGCTGCTGCTCGGATATCGCGCCGCGTACGGGATCGCAGCGTCCAACGCGTACGACCCGAATGGGGCCGACGGACATTTCTCCTGGTGCGCCGCGGTACTTGGGCGTGAGGATGTCCGCGAGGCTCTTGAAGCTGTTGCCGTCTGA
- a CDS encoding GDSL-type esterase/lipase family protein, with the protein MLTNPDALTVLCFGDSNTYGQRSEQVELGRWPVDMRWTGQLQRLLGDEYSVIEEGLSGRTTDLDDCEQIGANGREYLRPCLETHLPLDIVVLMLGTNDLKVRFERSSAQIVSAVSELVDDILVTASSRDGAQSHIVLLAPVPPDNRRPKFAELYGADFDRQSIDKSQELAGGLRALAVSRGLAFVSLGDVASVGEDGLHLDRDSHAPVAELVAQAIKGKVAV; encoded by the coding sequence GTGCTCACCAACCCCGATGCGCTTACCGTGCTTTGCTTCGGTGACTCCAACACCTACGGACAGCGCTCCGAGCAGGTCGAGCTCGGACGATGGCCCGTCGACATGCGCTGGACGGGTCAGTTGCAGCGCCTGTTGGGAGACGAGTACAGCGTCATCGAGGAGGGGCTGAGCGGGCGTACGACCGACTTGGACGATTGCGAGCAAATCGGCGCCAATGGTCGCGAATACCTACGGCCGTGCCTGGAGACGCATCTGCCGCTGGATATCGTGGTATTGATGTTGGGTACGAACGACCTCAAGGTCCGCTTCGAACGCTCTTCAGCTCAGATTGTCTCTGCAGTATCCGAACTCGTGGATGACATCCTGGTCACGGCAAGTAGCCGCGACGGTGCCCAAAGTCACATTGTCCTGCTGGCCCCAGTGCCTCCGGACAATCGTAGGCCGAAGTTCGCCGAACTCTATGGTGCCGACTTTGATCGTCAATCAATCGATAAGTCACAGGAGTTGGCTGGCGGACTTCGCGCTTTGGCGGTGAGTCGTGGATTGGCGTTCGTTAGCCTCGGCGATGTGGCCAGCGTGGGTGAAGACGGGTTGCACCTCGATCGCGACTCGCACGCTCCTGTCGCCGAACTTGTGGCGCAAGCAATCAAGGGGAAGGTGGCGGTCTGA
- a CDS encoding GNAT family N-acetyltransferase, protein MLIRDAVVGDGPALARVHFDAWHVGYAGLMPQGLLDATTMERRTVSWQLTLSGERTLRENILVAEVNGTPLGFAHTGPGRDADADGAGELWALNVAPSQWGSGLASTLVRTAHDVLRRGGFDRATLWVLTGNARARRFYERHGWSPDGVAREETIRGFTIPELRYTLDLRLT, encoded by the coding sequence ATGCTGATTCGCGACGCGGTCGTCGGCGACGGCCCCGCGCTGGCCCGTGTTCACTTTGATGCCTGGCATGTCGGATACGCCGGCCTCATGCCGCAGGGCCTGCTCGACGCGACGACCATGGAGCGCCGTACGGTGTCGTGGCAACTAACCTTGAGCGGGGAACGCACCTTGAGAGAGAACATCTTGGTCGCCGAAGTGAACGGAACTCCACTGGGCTTTGCGCACACTGGTCCTGGACGGGACGCGGACGCTGACGGTGCCGGCGAGCTCTGGGCGCTGAACGTGGCACCGTCGCAATGGGGTAGCGGCCTGGCTTCCACCCTCGTCCGGACGGCTCATGACGTCCTGCGTCGAGGCGGGTTCGACAGGGCGACTCTGTGGGTGCTCACCGGCAATGCCCGCGCCCGTAGGTTCTATGAACGGCACGGCTGGAGTCCTGACGGCGTCGCCCGCGAAGAAACCATCAGGGGCTTCACCATCCCCGAGCTGCGATACACACTCGACCTACGTCTCACGTGA
- a CDS encoding histidine phosphatase family protein — protein MADIWLMRHAAYQGHQTGHHAHPGAPLSDEGREQARHAARSVPDGIVGIVTSTMPRARETAEILANHTSLPLVAALPIFAEWQAPSIVYGRGPGTYPERYTAWQARRREEPELRCGDGESLADLHARAMDGLTLLNATARQGSLLLISHALYLGVLTRLGNSAAVAFEDAARDLWQFTETRVLTTLTAGN, from the coding sequence TTGGCTGACATCTGGCTCATGCGCCACGCTGCCTACCAGGGACACCAAACCGGCCATCACGCCCACCCCGGCGCCCCGCTCAGCGACGAAGGCCGTGAGCAGGCCCGTCACGCTGCCCGCAGCGTCCCGGACGGCATCGTCGGCATCGTCACCAGCACGATGCCCCGTGCACGAGAAACCGCCGAGATCCTCGCCAACCACACCAGCCTGCCGCTGGTCGCTGCGCTTCCGATCTTCGCCGAGTGGCAAGCGCCGAGCATCGTTTACGGCCGCGGACCTGGCACCTACCCCGAGAGGTACACCGCTTGGCAGGCTCGGCGACGCGAGGAACCTGAACTGCGGTGCGGCGACGGCGAAAGCCTCGCCGACCTGCATGCGCGCGCTATGGACGGCCTCACGCTTCTGAACGCCACAGCCCGCCAGGGCAGCCTGCTCCTCATCTCCCACGCGTTGTATCTCGGCGTTCTCACCCGTCTCGGCAACAGCGCGGCAGTAGCCTTCGAGGACGCGGCGCGGGACCTTTGGCAGTTCACCGAAACCCGAGTGCTGACAACATTGACTGCAGGCAACTGA
- a CDS encoding SDR family NAD(P)-dependent oxidoreductase, which produces MRDTLTGRTALITGATGGIGQAITRRLAADGATLILAHFNDHQAADDLAAHLGRQGTTAVPIHADLRDPDQAQHLARAATDRLGTIDILVSNAGVYPRTPWPELTLNHWRDSLDTNLTSHYLLAQALTPAMAAQGWGRMLTLGSVLATAGRHDLAPYISAKAGLEGLTRALARELGPSGITANCIVPGSIRVPAEDDVVPDPEAMTTRQLARQCIQRRGHPDDVAAAVAFLARDEAGFITGQTLRVDGGWILG; this is translated from the coding sequence GTGCGCGACACCCTGACCGGCCGCACCGCCCTGATCACCGGAGCAACCGGCGGCATTGGCCAGGCCATCACCCGCCGCCTCGCCGCCGACGGAGCCACCCTGATCCTCGCCCACTTCAACGACCACCAGGCCGCGGACGACCTCGCCGCCCACCTCGGCCGACAAGGCACCACCGCTGTGCCGATCCACGCCGACCTGCGTGACCCCGACCAGGCCCAACACCTCGCTCGGGCCGCCACCGACAGACTCGGCACCATCGACATCCTCGTCAGCAACGCCGGCGTCTATCCGCGCACACCCTGGCCCGAACTCACCCTCAACCACTGGCGCGACAGCCTCGACACCAACCTCACCAGCCACTACCTCCTGGCCCAGGCCCTCACCCCGGCCATGGCCGCACAAGGCTGGGGACGAATGCTGACCCTCGGATCCGTCCTGGCCACCGCCGGCCGCCACGACCTCGCCCCCTACATCAGCGCCAAGGCCGGCCTCGAAGGACTCACCCGCGCCCTCGCCCGCGAACTCGGCCCCAGCGGCATCACCGCCAACTGCATCGTCCCCGGCTCCATCCGCGTGCCGGCCGAAGACGACGTCGTCCCCGACCCCGAAGCCATGACCACCCGCCAACTCGCCCGCCAGTGCATCCAACGCCGCGGCCATCCCGACGACGTGGCCGCCGCAGTCGCCTTCCTCGCCCGCGACGAAGCCGGCTTCATCACCGGCCAGACCCTGCGCGTTGACGGAGGTTGGATCCTTGGCTGA
- a CDS encoding glycosyltransferase family 9 protein, producing the protein MSTKTPAPAIGCHNGQTRYPAADLHTTPLGYDRSGLDIGQQLPIPPAIDLVNRLADCTQIEIALHGKLGDSLLTLSSVRAAAEWLALRHGEPVPVTVTGPHTALFARSNLARLDVIGPSDQQQAVIADRDGASARGPAAGTYLMCDPAAPPCWSTDGHAHSDLPARHYLALERRLGVRLPASGPFTPLLYARSNPRVHQLHSAHWLDGLTIAAITATSWPQLKDWGTDRFTETAERIAHHTGAPVRLLLIGAKTETDTRTTAKAEPPRGNLQILHLDGMPAEDLADLLPQTDLVLGNDTGLTHLAALARNPNGAGPQVIGLYARHSHSKWRTGLPHHHAIATTASERMHQGDLCPVRDHLDQPKDADLTAITPAAVADLATHLLAGRR; encoded by the coding sequence GTGAGCACCAAGACCCCCGCTCCTGCCATAGGGTGCCACAACGGGCAGACCCGCTACCCGGCAGCTGACCTGCACACCACGCCGCTGGGCTACGACCGATCCGGCCTGGACATCGGCCAGCAACTTCCCATCCCGCCCGCAATCGACCTGGTCAACCGCCTGGCCGACTGCACTCAGATCGAGATCGCCCTGCACGGCAAGCTTGGCGACAGTCTCCTCACACTGTCCAGCGTCCGCGCCGCAGCCGAGTGGCTCGCCCTACGCCATGGCGAACCGGTACCGGTCACGGTAACCGGCCCGCACACCGCGCTGTTCGCGCGCAGCAACCTCGCCCGCCTCGACGTCATCGGCCCGAGCGACCAGCAGCAAGCCGTGATCGCCGACCGCGACGGTGCCAGTGCCCGCGGCCCCGCGGCCGGCACCTACCTGATGTGCGACCCCGCCGCACCACCGTGCTGGTCCACCGACGGCCACGCTCATTCCGATCTGCCCGCCCGCCACTACCTCGCGCTCGAGCGCCGCCTGGGCGTGCGCCTTCCGGCCAGCGGCCCGTTCACCCCGCTGCTGTACGCACGCAGCAATCCAAGGGTCCACCAACTCCACAGCGCACACTGGCTGGACGGACTCACCATCGCCGCCATCACCGCCACCAGCTGGCCCCAACTCAAAGACTGGGGCACCGACCGGTTCACCGAAACCGCTGAACGCATCGCCCACCACACCGGCGCCCCCGTCCGGCTCCTGCTCATCGGCGCCAAGACGGAAACCGACACGCGGACCACTGCCAAGGCCGAGCCGCCCCGCGGCAACCTGCAGATCCTGCACCTGGACGGCATGCCGGCCGAGGACCTGGCTGACCTCCTCCCACAGACCGACCTCGTCCTCGGCAACGACACCGGGCTGACCCACCTCGCGGCCCTCGCCCGCAACCCCAACGGAGCCGGCCCCCAGGTCATCGGCCTCTACGCCCGTCACAGCCACAGCAAGTGGCGCACAGGACTGCCCCACCACCACGCCATCGCCACCACCGCCTCCGAACGCATGCACCAGGGCGACCTCTGCCCGGTGCGCGACCACCTCGACCAACCCAAGGACGCCGACCTGACCGCGATCACCCCGGCCGCCGTCGCCGACCTCGCCACCCACCTCCTGGCAGGCCGCCGATGA
- a CDS encoding phosphoribosyltransferase, with product MPETLAPTIPAPFAARTVERLSVPETSRRERVIHSLDGLEQPVRMADLTSAGQELWKKSNEEMELGPIDYLLGLDAGGIIPTLALAQAAGLPYKIAWKLHLPLEGMVQFSEPHARRTDVYAYGITRGSRVLIVDDEITTGETLANLTQRLRGAGAIPLGAVCLVEDKRHAGRHRLAGLGLPLTSLHSIQADR from the coding sequence ATGCCCGAAACCCTCGCGCCCACCATCCCCGCACCGTTCGCCGCCCGCACCGTGGAGCGCCTGAGCGTTCCCGAGACCAGCCGCCGTGAGCGCGTCATCCACTCGCTGGACGGCCTGGAACAGCCCGTCCGCATGGCCGACCTGACCAGCGCCGGCCAGGAGTTGTGGAAGAAGTCCAACGAGGAGATGGAGCTGGGCCCCATCGACTACCTCCTCGGCCTGGATGCCGGCGGCATCATCCCCACCCTTGCGCTGGCCCAGGCGGCCGGGCTGCCGTACAAGATCGCCTGGAAGCTGCACCTGCCGCTGGAGGGCATGGTCCAGTTCAGCGAGCCGCACGCCCGCCGCACCGACGTCTACGCCTACGGGATCACCCGTGGCAGCCGGGTACTGATCGTCGACGACGAGATCACCACCGGCGAGACCCTGGCCAACCTCACTCAGCGCCTGCGCGGCGCGGGCGCGATCCCGCTCGGCGCGGTTTGCCTTGTCGAGGACAAGCGCCACGCCGGCCGGCACCGCCTGGCCGGCCTCGGCCTCCCACTGACCAGCCTGCACTCCATCCAGGCCGACCGGTGA